The DNA region TTTCCCTTCTGATAATTCTAATGTGAGTAATACTGTATTAATATGTTCTTTTTGATTAAGAGTAGCTGATTCTCCGGTTGTTCCAACAGAAACAATAGCTGTTGTTTTATTTTTAATATGATATTGAATAAGGTTTTTTAAACTATTTTTACAAATATGACCTTCTTTATTCATAGGTGTAATTAATGCAACAATACTGCCTTTAAACATTTTAATCTCCTAAAAAAATTGATTTTATATCTTTAAATTCATATAGAATCAATTTTTTAGTTTTTAATATTATTAAAAACTATCTAAATATAATATTTTTATATTATTTACTTACATGTTATGTTTATAAAATTATTATATTAATAAGTTGTTATTATTTAAAATATATTAAATTTTCATATTATTTTATAATAAAATTGTGAATTATTTAAATATAAAAATTTTTTTTTAATAAAAATTCTAGTTTATTAATGAGTTATTCAATATGTTTTTTATAAATTTAATATGTTTTTAATTTTCCACATTGTGCTTGAAAACGTAATATATGATCCATTAAAATAATTGATACCATTGCTTCTGCTATAGGTACTGCCCTAATACCTAAGCAAGGGTCATGACGTCCTTTAACTTGAATAGTTGTTTCTGTTTTTTTATCGTTTGTAATTGTATTAATTGGTATATTGATACTGGAAGTTGGTTTTATTGCAATTCTTGCAATAATATTTTCTCCAGTACTAATACCACCAAGTATACCTCCTGCATGATTACTTTTAAAACCTTGCAAATACATTTCATCACGACTTTCGCTACCTAATTGTTGTATTACAGAAAATCCATCACCTATTTCTACTCCTTTTACTGCATTAATACTCATTAGAGCATGCGCTAAATCTGCATCAAGTCTATCAAAAACTGGTTCACCTAACCCTATAGGAATATTTTCTGATATTATTGTAACTGAAGAACCGATAGAATTACCAGTTTTTTTTAAATATTTAATTTTTTGTTTTAAATGGTCTATATCATGTATATTAGGACAAAAGAATGGATTTTTATTAACTTGATCCCATGATTGAAATTGGCATATAATAGATCCTAATTGTGATAAATACCCTTGAATATTTATGTTATATGTATCTTTTAAATATTTTTTAGCAATGGCTCCAGCCGCTACTCTCATTACTGTTTCTCGAGCAGAAGATCGTCCACCTCCTCGATAATCTCGTATGCCATATTTCATTTGATATGTATAATCAGCATGACCTGGACGGAATATATTTTTAATATTATTATAATCTTGTGATCTTTGATCAGTATTTTTAACAGTTAAACCTATACTAGTTCCAGTTGTTACACCTTCAAAAATTCCAGATAGAATTTTTATTTTATCTGGTTCTCGTCTTTGTGTTGTATATTGTGAAGAACCTGGTTTTCTACGATCTAATTCTTTTTGTATGTCTTGGTGATTTATTTTAATTCCTGGTGGCATTCCATCAATAATACAACCTAATTTTAATCCATGTGATTCACCAAATGTATGAACACGAAAAATTTTTCCAATTGTGTTACCAGCCATATTTCCTCTTATAATAATTACGTTAAAATAAAATTATATACTTAATTTTAAAATAAGTATTGGACATTTTTAGAATATGATTTAATATTATAAGACTATTATTTTATAGAATTCAAGAATAAATATTATTTTGGTGTGAATAATTTATGAAAAAAAATAGAATTTTTTGTTCCAAAGATAATTTATCTTTTTATGAATGTTTTCAAAAAATACGTAAAATGAAACAAGATACTATCTTTCATAATAAATCTTATGAATTAAACAGAAAAAAATATTATATAAAAAAAATAATGCATCAACAAGATATGAATATTTACTTTTTTAATTATAATACTTCTTATAATTCTATTCAAAGTAATCCAGTTTCTTATATAAAGAGTCAATTATTTTATCCTGAGTTGCAGAAATTAAAAAATAGGAAATATATTTCTGATATCTATTTGGATTTACATGGTTTAAATCAGAATCATGCTCAAAGAGAATTAAGTAAATTAATATTTATATGTCATAAAAAACAATTATCGTGTTGTTCTATAATACATGGTCATGGTAAAAATATTTTAAAATATCAAATTCCGATTTGGTTATCTAAACATCCTGATGTTATAGCTTTTTACCAAGTTCCAAAATTATTTGGATATAATACTACTTTATCTGTGTTGATGAAATATGTATTACAGAAAAATAAATATATGTTTTAAGTTGTATTGATTTGATATTGCAATAATTTTATATGATTGAATATATTTAAATTTACATACATTTTAATTGATAGAATTGATAAAAATTATATTTTTTAGGTGTATGTAAAATGTATTTTATTAAATTTATATACAGTTTACTACATATAATGGCATAAATTATTTATTTTATATATATGTTAATTATAGTTATTATAAATATCTTAGTAATAATATTTAGGTTATGTAATGTTAAATAAAAATAGATTACGTATTGCTATGCAAAAAACAGGTCGATTAAGTCAAGATTCTTTACAATTATTAATACAATGTGGTATTAAAATTAATTTAAAAAAACAACAATTAATTTCTTTTGCTGAAAATATGCCAATTGATATTATGAGAGTTAGAGATGATGATATTCCGGGTTTAGTAATGGATAAAGTAGTAGATTTAGGTATTGTAGGTGAAAATGTTTTACAGGAAGAAAAATTAAAACGTAAATCACGATCGGAAAAATTTTTTTATACTATACTTAAACATTTAGATTTTGGTATTTGCCGTTTATCTCTTTCTATACCTTGTAATCAAAAGTATATTGGAATACAAAGTTTTAAAAATTCTTGTATTGCAACTTCTTATCCCTTTTTACTAAAAAAGTATTTTGATGATCAAGGTATAAAATTTAATTTTTTTATATTAAATGGTTCTGTAGAAGTTGCACCTGTTGCTGGTTTATCTGATGCTATATGTGATTTAATTTCTACTGGTGCCACTTTAGAGGAAAATGGATTACAGGAAGTAGAAGTGATTTATTCTTCTCGTGCTTGTTTAATATCAAGATTTGGAAATATTTCAAACAATAAAATAATACTTATTAATAAACTGATCACTCGTATTGATGGTGTAATAAAAGCACGAGAATCTAAATATATTATGTTACATGCTCCATCGTCTAAATTAAATGAAGTAATATCTTTATTACATGGAGCAGAGCATCCTACAATATCCAAATTAGCAGGAGAAACTAATAAAGTAGCAATGCATATGGTTAGTAGTGAAACATTATTTTGGGAAACTATGGAAAGATTAAAAGCTTTAGGAGCTAGTTCGATTTTAGTATTACCTATCGAAAAAATGATGGAGTAAAATATGTTATTTACAAATAAAATAACTTACTGGAATAATCTGAATTCTATTCAGAAACAAAATATATTATTGAGACCAAAAATATTAAAACAAAATCATGTTAAAAAAACAGTTAAAAAAATTATATCAAATGTTATGAATTTAGGAGATAAAGCATTATATAAGTATACTAAAAAATTTGATAATGTAACATTAAATAATTTTAAAGTTTCTCAGGATAAAATTGATAAATCTGAATGTTTAGTGAATCAAGATTTTAAAAAATCAATCTTGTCATCTTTTAAAAATATTTATAAATTTCATTTACATCAAAATATGAAAATAATTGATATAGATATTCAACCTGGTATACGTTGTCAACAAATGATTATTCCTATTGAATCGGTTGGTTTATATATTCCTGGCGGATTGTCTCCTTTGTTTTCTAGTGTATTGATGCTAGCAATACCAGCTTCTATTGCAGGTTGCAAAAATATTATATTGTGTTCTCCTCCTCCAATTGTTAATGAGATTTTATATGTTGCGAAAATATGTGGAATTAAAAATATATTTGAAATTGGTGGTGCTCAAGCTATTGCTGCTCTTGCTGTTGGAACAGAAACAATTACAAAAGTCAATAAAGTATTTGGTCCAGGAAATGCGTATGTTACAGAAGCAAAATTACAATTAAATCAATTGCTATCAGATTTTTCTATTGATATGATTGCAGGTCCATCTGAATTATTGATTATTGCAGATTGTTTTGCTAATTCTTCGTTTATTGCTGCTGATTTATTATCTCAAGCTGAACATGGACCTGATTCTCAAGTTATTTTATTAACTCCTGATGAAAAAATAGCACAAAAAGTATTATTAGAAATTAATAAACAAATATTTTATTTATCTAGAAAAGATATTATTTTAAGTGCATTAAAGAATAGTAGATTGATTGTTACAAGTAATTTGTTAGAATGTATAGAAATATCTAATCATTATGCTCCAGAACATTTAATTATTCAAACAAAAAAACCGAGATGTATATTAAAAAATATTGTTAATGCTGGATCAATATTTTTAGGTCATTGGTCACCTGAATCAGTTGGAGATTATATTTCTGGACCTAATCATGTTTTACCAACTTATGGTAGTGCTGTTTCTGCTTCAGGGTTAAGTGTAATAGATTTTCAAAAACGTATTAGTGTGCAAGAATTGACATCTTATGGTTTAAAAAATGTTTCTAAAGCAGTACAGTGTTTATCTTTATTTGAAAAAATGGATGCTCATAGTAATGCTGTAACAATACGTGTTAATTCTCTTGGAAAGAATTATGAAAAGTAGTATTAAAAAATTATCTCGTAAAAATATTTTATTATTTCAAGAATATCGATCTGCAAGAAAAATTGGTGGTACAGGAGATGTTTGGTTAAATGCAAATGAATATCCTCAAGGTATGATATTTAATCTTAGTAATTTAAAATTTAATCGTTATCCCGAATGTCAACCAAAAAATATAATTTTAAAATATTCTGAATATTCTAAAATTTCTACGAAAAATATTTTAGTGAGTAGAGGGTCTGATGAAGCTATTGAGTTATTAATAAAGGTATTTTGTTCTCCTAAACAAGATTCCATTATTACTTTTTCACCTACTTATTCAATGTATTCTAAGATTTCAGAAATATATAATATTCATAATAAAATAATTCCACTATTTTTTAATAAAACTCTGAATATATCTGATATTCAAGCTAATTTAAATAATGTAAAATTAATATATATTTGTCGTCCTAATAATCCTACAGGTCATGTAATAAATAAAATAGATATTATTAATTTATTAAAAATAACTTATAGGAAATGTTTAGTAATTATAGATGAAGCATATATTGAATTTTGTTATGAACATAGTTTATCTGATTTAATAGTAAAATTTTCTCATCTAGTTATTTTAAGAACATTATCAAAATCTTTCGGATTAGCTGGTATTAGGTGTGGTTTTACTTTAGCTCATCATGATATTATTAGTTTATTAAAAAAAGTAATTACTCCATATCCTTTATCATTACCTGTAATAGATATAGCATATCAAGCGTTACAGAATCAATACATTCAAATTATGAGAAATAATGTATTAGAATTAAATAAAAATAAATCTTGGTTGTTGAATCATTTAAATAAAATAAATTTGGTAAATAAAGTGTTTATGAGTGAAGCAAATTTTATATTAGTAAAATTTTTTTCTGTTCATAATGTATTTCAAAAATTGTGGAATCAAGGAATTATTGTAAGAAACCAAGATCATGAATATGGATTACAAGGATGTATTAGAATATCTATTGGCACTAAAAAAGAATGTTTACATTTAATTCAAGGGTTAAAAAATATAGTTTAATATTCATTGTAAGTTAATTTTCAAGGAATATCTGTGCAAGAAAAAATATTATTTATTGATCGTGATGGCACATTAATTCAAGAACCATCGGATAATTTTCAAGTTGATCAAATGGATAAATTAGTATTTGAACCTTGTGTTATTACTGTACTTAAAAAATTAATTCAATTAAATTTTAAATTAGTTATGGTTAGTAATCAAGATGGTTTATATACTTCTAGTTTTCCATATAGTTCATTTATTACACCTCATAAATTTATGTTAGATATATTTTTTTCACAGGGTATTGTTTTTGATTATATTTTAATTTGTCCACATTTATATACTGATTGTTGTGATTGTCGAAAACCTAATACAGGGTTATTAACATCATGGATAGTGCATAATACATTGGATAAAAAGAATAGTTATGTTATTGGAGATAGAATAACAGATATACAATTAGCAAAAAAAATAGGTATTCAAGGAATATTATATAAGAGAAATAAATTGAATTGGGATGATATTTATAATATTTTATATAATGGAAATAGATATATAAAAGTTTTTCGAAATACTCAAGAAACAAAAATTATAATTGAATTGTGGTTAGATAAATCAGGACATAATAAAATTAATACTGGAATTAATTTTTTTAATCATATGTTAGAACAAATTGCTATTCATGCTAATATTAAAATGAATATACATGTTGATGGAGATATTAATGTTGATGATCATCATATTATTGAAGATACTGGGATTGTTCTAGGGAATGCTATTCTAAAATCTTTAGGTAATAAATTAGGAATTCATAGATTTGGATTTCATGTTCCAATGGATGAAAGTTCTGGATATTGTCTTTTAGATTTATCTGGACGATCATATTTAAAATTTATAGGTAAATTTAATTATCAATTTGTAGGTGATTTTAGTACAAATATGGTAGAACATTTTTTTCAATCTTTATCATTTTCTATGAAAAGCACAATTCATTTAATTAGTACAGGTACAAATGATCATCATCAAATTGAAAGTTTATTTAAAGCTTTTGGTAGATCTTTAAAACAAGCTATTAATATTACAGGAGTTAGTTTACCGACATCAAAAGGGATGTTATAACATGAATATAGTGATATTAGACACTAATTGTTCTAATTTATTATCTGTAAAATTATCAATTGAAAAATTAGGATATTATCCTATAATAACAGATGATGCTAATACAATCTTAAGTGCTGATAAATTATTAATTCCAGGGGTAGGTAGTTCTGTATCAATTATGAAACAGTTGTATAAAAAAAAATTAATTACAATAATAAAAAATTTGACTTATCCAGTATTGGGAATATGTTTAGGTATGCAATTATTATCTTCATTTAGTGAAGAATCACAAGGTATTAAAATGATAGGTATTATAGATTCTTCTGTATTATTATTAAATGTTGGTAAATTACCATTACCTCATACTGGTTGGAATCAAATTGTATTTTCTAAAGAACATCCTTTATTTATAGGAATTAAATCAGGGGAATGGTTTTATTTTAATCATAGTTATGCTATTCCAGTAAATCAATATACTATATCAGAATCTTATTATGGTATTCATTTTAGTTCAGTAATTCAAAAAAATAATTTTTTCGGTGTACAATTTCATCCAGAAAAATCTGGTTTATTTGGTTCAAAATTATTATTAAATTTTTTAGAGATGTGAAGCTATGATTATTCCAGCTTTAGATATTATGAATTCTAAAATAGTTCGATTATATCAAGGAAATTATAATTTATTAAAATATTATAATTATAAATTATATAATATATTAAAGCAATATATATGTTCAGGGATCAATATTGTTCATATAGTTGATCTAAATGGTGCTCGAAATCCTAAAAATAAACAAAAAACAATATATTTTAAAATTATGGATATATTTAAACGTTACATACAAATAGGAGGTGGTATTCGTGATATTTATGATATAGAATATTTTTTTTTATTAGGTGTTAATAGGGTAGTAATTGGATCATCTATGATTAAGAAAATTAATGAAATTAAAAAATGGATTGATGTATATGGTAATGATTTTATTGTAGCAGCATTAGATATTCGTATTATGGAAAATAATAAAAAAATAATTTTTATTAATGGATGGGAAGAAAATACTTATATAGAATTAGAAAATATTTTAGAAAAATTATTGTCTGTAAACATCAAACATGTTTTATGTACAGATATTTCTCGAGATGGAACTTTATTTGGTCCAAATGTAGCATTATATAAAGAAATGGTGAATAAATTTCCTACTATTCATTTTCAAGCTTCAGGTGGAATCAGTACCCTTAGTGATATTAAAGATATAAAAAATACTGGAGTCAAACATGTTATTGTTGGACGGAGTTTGCTGGAAAATAAATTTACTATAGTAGAGGCAATGAAATGTTGGCAAAGAGAATTATCCCATGTTTAGATGTAAAAAATGGTCAGGTAGTTAAAGGAATACAATTTCGTGAACATAAAATTATGGGTGATATTATATCATTAGCTAAAAAATATGCTATAGATGGAGCGGATGAATTAGTATTTTATGATATTACTGCATCTGTATGTAATAAATTAGTTAACAAAATGTGGATACGTAAAATTGCTGAAGTAATTAATATTCCTTTTTGTGTAGCTGGAGGTATAAAAAATCTTAAAGATGTAAGTACAATTTTAGAATTTGGTGCGGATAAAATTTCAATAAATTCTCCTGCTATTAATGATCCTGATTTAATCACTCGTATTGCTGATCGTTTTGGAACACAATGTGTTGTAGTTGGTATAGATTCATGGTATGACAAAAAAAGTGATTGTTATCATGTGTATCAATATACAGGTGATTCTAATATGACAAAAAAAACTAATTTGAAAACTCTTTCTTGGGTAAAAGAAGTACAACAAAGAGGTGCTGGAGAAATTGTAATCAATATGATGAATCAAGATGGAATGTGTTATGGATATGATATTAAACAATTAAAAAAAATTAAACAAGTTTGCTCTGTACCATTAATAGCATCTGGAGGAGCAGGTACTATGTATGATTTTTATAATGTTTTTAAATTTTCAAATGTTGAAGGTTCTTTAGCAGCATCTGTATTTCATAATAATACATTTAATATTAGAAAATTAAAAAAATTTTTAATGAATATGGGGATAGAAATCAGATTATGTTAAATACTCATCAGTTATTGAGTATTAATTGGGAAAAAGTTAACGGACTAATGCCGTGTATAATACAACATTTTATTTCCGGTGAAGTTTTAATGCATGGTTATATGAATGATAAAGCTTTAGATGATACTCAAAGACATAAAATAGTTACATTTTATTCTAGAACTAGAGAAAAATTATGGATTAAAGGGGGAAAGTCAGGTCATTTTTTACATGTATTAAAAATGAATATAGATTGTGATTGTGATGTTTTATTAATATTAGCTAATTCTATTAATTTGACTTGCCATATCCAGAAAAGTAGTTGTTTTTTTGGTGAAAAGACACATTTTACATATTTGTTTTATTTAGATAAAATCATTAAAAATAAGAAATATTTAAAATATAATTCTTCATATACTACTAGTTTACATCAACAAGGTATTAATAGAATATCACAAAAAGTTGGTGAAGAAGTTGTTGAAGTAGTGATTTCTGTTTTAAATAAAAATAAAATAGATTTTATTAATGAATCTTCTGATCTTATATATCATTTATTAGTATTATTACATAATCAAAATTTAGATTTTAATGATTTAATTAATAATTTAAGAAATCGAAGAATACATAAAAATATAAATAAATAGTATTACTACATTATTACTACTTGTATAATAGTAAAATTTTTATTTAATTTATTTAAAATATTAATAAATATATTGTGGTAGTTTTTAAATAGTGTAATATTTTAAATTTTCATCTATAGTATTTATAATTATTGGTTTTACATATTGGAGTTTAATTAATGCAAAAGAATGATGTTGGAGTTATAGGTATGGCTGTCATGGGTCGTAATTTAGCGTTAAATATTGCAAATCATGGATATAATGTTTCTATATTTAATCGTACTCCTCAAAAAACAGAATATGTAATGAAGAATTTTTCAAATAAAACAATATTTCCATTTTTTTTAATTCATGATTTTATTATTTCTTTAAAAGGTCCTAAATGTATTTTACTTATGGTTCAATCAGGACAACCAACGGATGATATAATATCAATGATTGTGCCTTATTTAACGAAAGGTGATATCATTATTGATGGTGGTAATTCGTTTTATAAAGATACTATTCGTAGATATAATAATTTATTAAAATATAATATTAATTTTATTGGAGCTGGAATTTCAGGAGGAGAATATGGAGCATTAACAGGACCTTCTATTATGCCTGGAGGTAAAAAAAGTGCATATAATTTTGTTAAACCTATTTTACAAGCAATATCAGCAAAAGTAGATGATGAATCTTGTATTTCGTATATTGGTCCAGATGGTTCTGGTCATTATGTTAAAATGGTTCATAATGGTATTGAATATTCTGATATGCAATTAATTGCAGAATCTTATTCAATGTTAAAACATATTTTAAATTTAAGTAATAAAGATATTTCTGATGTATTTTCTCAATGGAATAAAGGTGAATTAAATAGTTATTTAATTCAAATTACTAAAGATATTTTTATTAAAAAAGATGATAATGGTGACGATTTAATAGATTGTATTTTAGATCAAGCGGATAGTAAAGGTACTGGTGAATGGACTTGTAAAGA from Buchnera aphidicola (Phyllaphis fagi) includes:
- the aroC gene encoding chorismate synthase, with the protein product MAGNTIGKIFRVHTFGESHGLKLGCIIDGMPPGIKINHQDIQKELDRRKPGSSQYTTQRREPDKIKILSGIFEGVTTGTSIGLTVKNTDQRSQDYNNIKNIFRPGHADYTYQMKYGIRDYRGGGRSSARETVMRVAAGAIAKKYLKDTYNINIQGYLSQLGSIICQFQSWDQVNKNPFFCPNIHDIDHLKQKIKYLKKTGNSIGSSVTIISENIPIGLGEPVFDRLDADLAHALMSINAVKGVEIGDGFSVIQQLGSESRDEMYLQGFKSNHAGGILGGISTGENIIARIAIKPTSSINIPINTITNDKKTETTIQVKGRHDPCLGIRAVPIAEAMVSIILMDHILRFQAQCGKLKTY
- the smrB gene encoding endonuclease SmrB, translated to MKKNRIFCSKDNLSFYECFQKIRKMKQDTIFHNKSYELNRKKYYIKKIMHQQDMNIYFFNYNTSYNSIQSNPVSYIKSQLFYPELQKLKNRKYISDIYLDLHGLNQNHAQRELSKLIFICHKKQLSCCSIIHGHGKNILKYQIPIWLSKHPDVIAFYQVPKLFGYNTTLSVLMKYVLQKNKYMF
- the hisG gene encoding ATP phosphoribosyltransferase, yielding MLNKNRLRIAMQKTGRLSQDSLQLLIQCGIKINLKKQQLISFAENMPIDIMRVRDDDIPGLVMDKVVDLGIVGENVLQEEKLKRKSRSEKFFYTILKHLDFGICRLSLSIPCNQKYIGIQSFKNSCIATSYPFLLKKYFDDQGIKFNFFILNGSVEVAPVAGLSDAICDLISTGATLEENGLQEVEVIYSSRACLISRFGNISNNKIILINKLITRIDGVIKARESKYIMLHAPSSKLNEVISLLHGAEHPTISKLAGETNKVAMHMVSSETLFWETMERLKALGASSILVLPIEKMME
- the hisD gene encoding histidinol dehydrogenase codes for the protein MLFTNKITYWNNLNSIQKQNILLRPKILKQNHVKKTVKKIISNVMNLGDKALYKYTKKFDNVTLNNFKVSQDKIDKSECLVNQDFKKSILSSFKNIYKFHLHQNMKIIDIDIQPGIRCQQMIIPIESVGLYIPGGLSPLFSSVLMLAIPASIAGCKNIILCSPPPIVNEILYVAKICGIKNIFEIGGAQAIAALAVGTETITKVNKVFGPGNAYVTEAKLQLNQLLSDFSIDMIAGPSELLIIADCFANSSFIAADLLSQAEHGPDSQVILLTPDEKIAQKVLLEINKQIFYLSRKDIILSALKNSRLIVTSNLLECIEISNHYAPEHLIIQTKKPRCILKNIVNAGSIFLGHWSPESVGDYISGPNHVLPTYGSAVSASGLSVIDFQKRISVQELTSYGLKNVSKAVQCLSLFEKMDAHSNAVTIRVNSLGKNYEK
- the hisC gene encoding histidinol-phosphate transaminase; its protein translation is MKSSIKKLSRKNILLFQEYRSARKIGGTGDVWLNANEYPQGMIFNLSNLKFNRYPECQPKNIILKYSEYSKISTKNILVSRGSDEAIELLIKVFCSPKQDSIITFSPTYSMYSKISEIYNIHNKIIPLFFNKTLNISDIQANLNNVKLIYICRPNNPTGHVINKIDIINLLKITYRKCLVIIDEAYIEFCYEHSLSDLIVKFSHLVILRTLSKSFGLAGIRCGFTLAHHDIISLLKKVITPYPLSLPVIDIAYQALQNQYIQIMRNNVLELNKNKSWLLNHLNKINLVNKVFMSEANFILVKFFSVHNVFQKLWNQGIIVRNQDHEYGLQGCIRISIGTKKECLHLIQGLKNIV
- the hisB gene encoding bifunctional histidinol-phosphatase/imidazoleglycerol-phosphate dehydratase HisB — its product is MQEKILFIDRDGTLIQEPSDNFQVDQMDKLVFEPCVITVLKKLIQLNFKLVMVSNQDGLYTSSFPYSSFITPHKFMLDIFFSQGIVFDYILICPHLYTDCCDCRKPNTGLLTSWIVHNTLDKKNSYVIGDRITDIQLAKKIGIQGILYKRNKLNWDDIYNILYNGNRYIKVFRNTQETKIIIELWLDKSGHNKINTGINFFNHMLEQIAIHANIKMNIHVDGDINVDDHHIIEDTGIVLGNAILKSLGNKLGIHRFGFHVPMDESSGYCLLDLSGRSYLKFIGKFNYQFVGDFSTNMVEHFFQSLSFSMKSTIHLISTGTNDHHQIESLFKAFGRSLKQAINITGVSLPTSKGML
- the hisH gene encoding imidazole glycerol phosphate synthase subunit HisH codes for the protein MNIVILDTNCSNLLSVKLSIEKLGYYPIITDDANTILSADKLLIPGVGSSVSIMKQLYKKKLITIIKNLTYPVLGICLGMQLLSSFSEESQGIKMIGIIDSSVLLLNVGKLPLPHTGWNQIVFSKEHPLFIGIKSGEWFYFNHSYAIPVNQYTISESYYGIHFSSVIQKNNFFGVQFHPEKSGLFGSKLLLNFLEM
- a CDS encoding 1-(5-phosphoribosyl)-5-[(5-phosphoribosylamino)methylideneamino] imidazole-4-carboxamide isomerase, translating into MIIPALDIMNSKIVRLYQGNYNLLKYYNYKLYNILKQYICSGINIVHIVDLNGARNPKNKQKTIYFKIMDIFKRYIQIGGGIRDIYDIEYFFLLGVNRVVIGSSMIKKINEIKKWIDVYGNDFIVAALDIRIMENNKKIIFINGWEENTYIELENILEKLLSVNIKHVLCTDISRDGTLFGPNVALYKEMVNKFPTIHFQASGGISTLSDIKDIKNTGVKHVIVGRSLLENKFTIVEAMKCWQRELSHV
- the hisF gene encoding imidazole glycerol phosphate synthase subunit HisF, producing MLAKRIIPCLDVKNGQVVKGIQFREHKIMGDIISLAKKYAIDGADELVFYDITASVCNKLVNKMWIRKIAEVINIPFCVAGGIKNLKDVSTILEFGADKISINSPAINDPDLITRIADRFGTQCVVVGIDSWYDKKSDCYHVYQYTGDSNMTKKTNLKTLSWVKEVQQRGAGEIVINMMNQDGMCYGYDIKQLKKIKQVCSVPLIASGGAGTMYDFYNVFKFSNVEGSLAASVFHNNTFNIRKLKKFLMNMGIEIRLC
- the hisIE gene encoding bifunctional phosphoribosyl-AMP cyclohydrolase/phosphoribosyl-ATP diphosphatase HisIE; translated protein: MLNTHQLLSINWEKVNGLMPCIIQHFISGEVLMHGYMNDKALDDTQRHKIVTFYSRTREKLWIKGGKSGHFLHVLKMNIDCDCDVLLILANSINLTCHIQKSSCFFGEKTHFTYLFYLDKIIKNKKYLKYNSSYTTSLHQQGINRISQKVGEEVVEVVISVLNKNKIDFINESSDLIYHLLVLLHNQNLDFNDLINNLRNRRIHKNINK
- the gndA gene encoding NADP-dependent phosphogluconate dehydrogenase; amino-acid sequence: MQKNDVGVIGMAVMGRNLALNIANHGYNVSIFNRTPQKTEYVMKNFSNKTIFPFFLIHDFIISLKGPKCILLMVQSGQPTDDIISMIVPYLTKGDIIIDGGNSFYKDTIRRYNNLLKYNINFIGAGISGGEYGALTGPSIMPGGKKSAYNFVKPILQAISAKVDDESCISYIGPDGSGHYVKMVHNGIEYSDMQLIAESYSMLKHILNLSNKDISDVFSQWNKGELNSYLIQITKDIFIKKDDNGDDLIDCILDQADSKGTGEWTCKEALELHEPLTLITMSVFARYISSLKSQRILASNILLGPKNNYILHNQADFIEKIRQSLYLGKIISYSQGFLQLNNASKKYHWNLKYSNIAKIFRSGCIIQASFLKKIVEVYQYDNTIINLLLSPYFQEIANKYQNTLRQVVSCAIKYGISVPVFSAAISYYDSYRTSCSSANLIQAQRDYFGAHTYKRHDQEGVFHTNWAS